Below is a window of Streptomyces sp. NBC_01429 DNA.
CGCTCGCTCTGCCAGCTGCTGCGGTCCACCGGACCCGGCTGCCCGCTGATCCTCGTCGTCACCGAGGGCGGCCTCGCGGCCGTCACCGCCGACTGGGGCATCGACGACGTCCTGCTGGACACGGCGGGCCCGGCCGAGGTCGAGGCGCGGCTGCGGCTCGCGATGGGCCGCCAGCAGATCTCGACCGACGACTCCCCGATGGAGATCCGCAACGGCGACCTCTCGGTCGACGAGGCGACGTACAGCGCGAAGCTCAAGGGCCGGGTCCTGGACCTGACCTTCAAGGAGTTCGAGCTGCTCAAGTACCTCGCGCAGCACCCCGGCCGGGTCTTCACCCGGGCCCAGCTGCTCCAAGAGGTCTGGGGCTACGACTACTTCGGCGGTACGCGAACGGTCGACGTCCACGTACGGCGGCTGCGCGCCAAGCTCGGCGTCGAGCACGAGTCGCTGATCGGCACCGTACGGAACGTGGGATACCGCTTCGTCACCCCGGAGAAGCCGGAGAAGGCCGAGCGCGCCGCCGCCGAGAAGCCCGAGCAGCGCAGCGGCGCCGGGGCCTCCTCGCCCGAGGACCGCGATGACGCGGTGGTGGCAGCCGTGGAAGAAGCGGTGGAAGAAGCTTCCGTACGCCCTGCCAAGAGGTAGGTCACCCCGCGTAGACTGCCGCGCGTGGCCAAGGTGACGCGGGATGATGTGGCACGACTGGCGGGTACGTCGACTGCGGTCGTCAGCTACGTCATCAACAACGGACCCCGGCCGGTCGCCCCGGCCACGCGCGAGCGGGTGGTCGCCGCGATCAAGGAGCTGGGCTACCGCCCGGACCGGGTCGCCCAGGCGATGGCCTCGCGGCGGACCGACCTCATAGGGATGGTCGTGCCCGACGCCCGGCAGCCCTTCTTCGCGGAGATGGCGCACGCCGTGGAGCAGGCCGCGGCCGAGCGCGGGAAAATGGTCCTCGTCGGGAACTCCGACTACCGGGACGAGCGCGAGGTCCACTATCTGCGTGCCTTCCTCGGCATGCGGGTCTCCGGGCTGATCCTGGTCAGCCAGGGTCCGAGCGAGCGCGCGGCCGCCGAGATCGACGCCTGGGACGCCCGGGTGGTGCTGCTGCACGAGCGGCCGGAGAACATCGACGACGTCGCCGTCATCACGGACGACATCGGCGGCGCCCAGCTCGCCACCCGCCATCTGCTGGAGCACGGCCATCCCTATGTGGCCTGCCTCGGCGGCGTCGAGTCGACCCCGGCCGTCGGCGACCCGGTGGCCGACCACGTCGAGGGCTGGCGGCGGGCGATGCTGGAGTCCGGGCGTTCGGTGGAGGGCCGCCTCTTCCAGGCCCCGTACAACCGTTACGACGCCTACCTCATCGCGCTCGAACTGCTCGCGGGCCCCGACCGCCCCCCGGCCATCTTCTGCTCCACCGACGACCAGGCCATCGGCGTCCTGCGCGCCGCCCGCGAGCTGCGCATCGACGTGCCGGGCGAGCTGGCGGTCGCCGGCTTCGACGACGTCAAGGAGGCCGGTCTCACCGACCCGCCACTGACGACGATCTCCTCCGACCGCCCCGCGATGGCCCGCGCCGCGGTGGACCTGGTCCTGGACGAGGGCCTGCGCATCGCGGGCTCCCGCAGGGAACGCGTGAAGCAGTTCCCCTCGGCCCTGATCCTCCGCCGCTCCTGCGGCTGCGCGTAACCGCTGCGCTCAGCGGCTGTGGCCCGCCCCGTCCCACGCCCGAAGACGTCATCTCGCTTGGTTGGGTGGGCTGTTGGCCGTGGCGGGGACTGTTGAGCGGCTGGTGCCGGACGAGTTGTGGGAGCTGTTCCAGCGGGTGGTGGCGGAGGCGCCGTCGCGGCCTCAGGGTGGCGGTCGGCGTCGCCACGGTGACCGGGAGGTCCTGGCGGCGATCGTGTTCGTGGCCACGTCGGGCTGCACGTGGCAGCGGCTGCCCGCGGCGTCGTTCGGGCCGTCCGGGGCGACGGCCCACCGACGTTTCGCCGAGTGGACGAAGGCCAGGACCTGGTGAGCACGCCGCGGCGGACGTGCTTGAGGACCATCACAAAGGAGATCTGGTCGGGGTCGATCCGCTCACCGTCGGCCGGTCCCCTGGTGGTAGGGCCAGGTGGTGTCCTGCGAGTTCCCGAAATGCCCTCACCAACTGGTTGTGGTCGCCGGCGCGGGTAACCAGGACAACGTGACTGGGCGTGACGCCCTTCAGGGGAACAGTGGTGAGCCCGGGGCGCAGGCGGTTGAGGTACTCGCCGGCGGGGACGATCGCGACGGCCTGCCCGGCGGCGATGTGCTCGATCTTGTCCTCGACGTCCTCGACGAGCGGACCGTCAGGTGCGGGACGTCCGCCGGGCCGAGGATCGATGCGCCAGAAGGCGTTCCAGCCCGGGTCGGGCACCCGGGGCATGGGTTCGTCGGCTATGTCGTCGAGAGTCACGAAGTCCCGGTCGGCCAGGGGGTGGCCGAGGGGAACCACGAGGATCCGGGACTCCTCGCGCAGGACAGTGACCTGGAGGCCCTCGGTGCGCAGTGGCAGCCGGGTCACCACCACGTCCGCCCGGCCGTCGAGCAGTGCCTCGCGCGGTTGGTTCCACGGCAGGTGCACGGCGCGTACCTCCGTGTCCGGGTTGCGGCGACGCAGTTCGACGACGGCCGGAGTGACGATGAGGTTGGTGGTGTAGCCGACGGTGATGCGCTTGGGCTGGGCGGCGGCCCAGGCGTGTGTCATAGCCCGGGCGGCGGATTCCAGCAGGGTCCGGGCAAGCGGGAGGAAGGCCTCACCGGCCTCGGTCAGCTCGGTGCCTCGCGGGGAACGGTCGAGCAAGCAGGCGCTCATCTGCCGCTCAAGACGCCGGATCTGGCGGCTCAGTGAGGGCTGAGTGGTGTGCAGGGCGTCGGCGGCGCGACCGAAGTGACGGTGCTCGGCGACGACGGTGAAACAGCGGACCAGTCTCAGATCCAGGTCGGGGAATGTCGGTGGCACGTCGGGCATGCCTGAGCCTACCTCCGGGCGGGGCGAAAGCATGCCGCGCACGCCTGTGAGCTGGGGCGATACGTGACGAGTATCGCTCGGTGCGGAACATTCATTGGCCGGTGGGCAGGCGGTGGACGCAGACTGAGGATCAGCGGCCCGGCCGGCCCCCGGTACCGCACTGCTTCCTTTTTCGACTCACCGTCCGATCGGAGTCGCACCATGTCCTCACCTGCCGTCCTGATCACCGGAGGTACCAGCGGAATCGGCAAGGCGACGGCCGAACTGCTGCATCAGCGGGGGTACCGGGTGATGGTCACCGGACAGAACCCGGACACCCTCGCGGCCGCGAGGAAGGAGCTGCCCGAAGATGTCGTCGTACTCCGGGCGGACTCGCGCTCAGTGTCCGACACCGACCGCCTCGCGTCCGAGGTCCGCACGCGCTTCGGCTCACTCGACGCCCTTTTCCTCAATGCCGGGATCAATCGTGCCGCGCCGCTGGAGGCGGTCGACGAGGCAACCTACGACGACGTGTTCGCGATCAATACGAAAGGGCAGTTCTTCACGCTCCAGCGGACACTGCCGTTGCTCCGTGACGGTGCCTCGGTGATCTTCACCGTGGGTATCGGCGCGATCCGTGGTATCCCCGGCGGGAGCCTCACCGCCGCCAGCAGAGGGGCCCTGCTGACGATGGTCCCCTCATTGGCCATCGAACTGGCTCCCCGGCGCATACGCGTCAACGCGGTGAGCCCGGGAGCCATCGAAACCCCGATCTGGTCGAAGTCGGGCCTCTCTCCGGAGGAACTCTCGGCGGTCGCCGAAAACATGGCCGTCCGCATCCCCTTCGGACGTATGGGTTCAGCCCGCGAGGTCGCCGAAACCGTGGCATTTCTCGCCTCCGACGCCTCCGGCTATGTGACTGGCCAGAACATCACCGTCGGCGGAGGCAGCGGAATCGCGGCCTGAACATCCCTCCACCCACCCGTTCGGCAGCACAGGAGAAAGTCACCCATGGACATCATCGACGCACAATTGCATCTGCCACGGCCCTGGTCGCAGTGGGCACACGGCGACGAGTCGTACCCGCACCTGCTGTCCGAGGTCGTCCTCGCACAGATGGACGCGGCAGGCGTGGACGCGGCCGTCCTCGTCAGCCACCCGGACGTCGCTCCCGTCGAGTGGTGCAAGGCCGCGGTTGCCCGGCACCCCGATCGTCTCGCCACCGTGCTGACGCTCGACGAGACCTCGCCCGACATCGCCGGGCAGGTGGCCCGCGCACGAGAGGAACCGGGCGTTCTGGGACTTCGGGTCAACATCGCTTTCCCCCCCGCTGCCGTTGAGCGCCTGCGAGCCGGGGCCTACGAGAAGCTGCTGACCGCCGCCGAACAGCACCGGATGCCGGTCTGCTTCCTGGCCTCGGGTGTTCTGTCCGACGTTGCGCCAGTGGCACACGCACACCCTGAACTCCCTTTGGTGATCGACCACATGGGGCTGAACCAGCCGCCCTTCGCACCGGCCGACGAGCCACCGTGGCGTGACCTCGGCCAGCTACTGTCCCTCGCCGAACTACCGAACGTCTTCGTCAAACTCTCGGGCGCCCCGACACTGTCCACCCGGACGTACCCGTATCCGGACGTCTGGCCCCATCTGCTGCAGATCCTCGACGCGTTCGGCACCGACCGATGCATGTGGGCGACCGATCAGCACCGGGTCTTCGGTCGGCTGCACGGCTTCGATCCCGTACCGAGGTACCCGGGCTACCACTCCTACGCCCAAGGTCTGCACTACCTGCTCGACCAGCCCGAGCTGTCCAAGTCGGAGAGGACCGCGCTGTTCGGCGGCACCACACGCCGGATCATGGGATGGCCACCCGCACAGTCTCCTGCTGCCGAATCCCGTCGCCTGGCAAACTGACGTAACGCGGCGTCCACTCGACTCGTCCGCCGCGAGCGTCACGTCCTCGCCGTGCGACCGCAGCGGCGAGATCTCCAGCGCACCGCCCCCAGGCCGCTGTGTGTGCGACTGAACACGGCACACGGTCACATCCTGTTTCCGGCACGGCTACCCGCGAAGCAGAACTGATCTGGGACTATCACCAGTC
It encodes the following:
- a CDS encoding response regulator transcription factor, giving the protein MSSLLLLTNALQPSTEVLPALGLLLHNVRVAPAEGPALVDTPGADVILIDGRRDLPQVRSLCQLLRSTGPGCPLILVVTEGGLAAVTADWGIDDVLLDTAGPAEVEARLRLAMGRQQISTDDSPMEIRNGDLSVDEATYSAKLKGRVLDLTFKEFELLKYLAQHPGRVFTRAQLLQEVWGYDYFGGTRTVDVHVRRLRAKLGVEHESLIGTVRNVGYRFVTPEKPEKAERAAAEKPEQRSGAGASSPEDRDDAVVAAVEEAVEEASVRPAKR
- a CDS encoding LacI family DNA-binding transcriptional regulator produces the protein MAKVTRDDVARLAGTSTAVVSYVINNGPRPVAPATRERVVAAIKELGYRPDRVAQAMASRRTDLIGMVVPDARQPFFAEMAHAVEQAAAERGKMVLVGNSDYRDEREVHYLRAFLGMRVSGLILVSQGPSERAAAEIDAWDARVVLLHERPENIDDVAVITDDIGGAQLATRHLLEHGHPYVACLGGVESTPAVGDPVADHVEGWRRAMLESGRSVEGRLFQAPYNRYDAYLIALELLAGPDRPPAIFCSTDDQAIGVLRAARELRIDVPGELAVAGFDDVKEAGLTDPPLTTISSDRPAMARAAVDLVLDEGLRIAGSRRERVKQFPSALILRRSCGCA
- a CDS encoding LysR family transcriptional regulator, encoding MPDVPPTFPDLDLRLVRCFTVVAEHRHFGRAADALHTTQPSLSRQIRRLERQMSACLLDRSPRGTELTEAGEAFLPLARTLLESAARAMTHAWAAAQPKRITVGYTTNLIVTPAVVELRRRNPDTEVRAVHLPWNQPREALLDGRADVVVTRLPLRTEGLQVTVLREESRILVVPLGHPLADRDFVTLDDIADEPMPRVPDPGWNAFWRIDPRPGGRPAPDGPLVEDVEDKIEHIAAGQAVAIVPAGEYLNRLRPGLTTVPLKGVTPSHVVLVTRAGDHNQLVRAFRELAGHHLALPPGDRPTVSGSTPTRSPL
- a CDS encoding SDR family oxidoreductase, which produces MSSPAVLITGGTSGIGKATAELLHQRGYRVMVTGQNPDTLAAARKELPEDVVVLRADSRSVSDTDRLASEVRTRFGSLDALFLNAGINRAAPLEAVDEATYDDVFAINTKGQFFTLQRTLPLLRDGASVIFTVGIGAIRGIPGGSLTAASRGALLTMVPSLAIELAPRRIRVNAVSPGAIETPIWSKSGLSPEELSAVAENMAVRIPFGRMGSAREVAETVAFLASDASGYVTGQNITVGGGSGIAA
- a CDS encoding amidohydrolase family protein, whose amino-acid sequence is MDIIDAQLHLPRPWSQWAHGDESYPHLLSEVVLAQMDAAGVDAAVLVSHPDVAPVEWCKAAVARHPDRLATVLTLDETSPDIAGQVARAREEPGVLGLRVNIAFPPAAVERLRAGAYEKLLTAAEQHRMPVCFLASGVLSDVAPVAHAHPELPLVIDHMGLNQPPFAPADEPPWRDLGQLLSLAELPNVFVKLSGAPTLSTRTYPYPDVWPHLLQILDAFGTDRCMWATDQHRVFGRLHGFDPVPRYPGYHSYAQGLHYLLDQPELSKSERTALFGGTTRRIMGWPPAQSPAAESRRLAN